From one Paenibacillus sp. FSL K6-1330 genomic stretch:
- a CDS encoding YjcZ family sporulation protein — MGAVEEVRHGGYGGGYGVGAILVLFILLVIITRSFWV, encoded by the coding sequence ATGGGTGCAGTTGAAGAAGTAAGACACGGTGGATACGGCGGTGGATACGGAGTTGGAGCAATCCTGGTTCTCTTTATCCTGCTCGTTATCATCACTCGTTCTTTCTGGGTGTAA